In the Carassius gibelio isolate Cgi1373 ecotype wild population from Czech Republic chromosome A2, carGib1.2-hapl.c, whole genome shotgun sequence genome, one interval contains:
- the LOC128024522 gene encoding afadin- and alpha-actinin-binding protein isoform X2 — MSRTLENPIPVPAEGFVGDWWTPAMMPDPSLDTKELSSISGISVSPSHHPLHSSMALPKTSYSVISAFCSEENIPQCISYINQEVCSLGLTGVSLETKAGVLSTVPVLNLLYEVLQLQKRAQRALHDLETQQLKSSSDLEHLQHSSCRLKDQLEHTRRENSGLHEGERQLQLRIKTLQNCLKSEKEEVQKLQSIVSSRATQYNHDTKRRERECTKLKERLNQLLVDKRDKKLSIEMSNYVGRSDGKRGLWKTSKMEARHEGEMYRALLGDYEMRHRSLMTENSELKKVLQLMKKDMIAILSPKKVLVQPEPADDSLEQAVSEDEEESGDRSRESVEQSCEQARQQLTDSIRLQWRKLKSHMQRLDSQASLVACQEHERDEMMSRKEQEDEMQRMRLELQQCKEFIHMQQQLLQQLSSPCDEETAALLNDCYTLEEKERLKEEWRLFSEQKRNFERERKNFTEAAIRLGHERRSFEEDRAAWLKTQFLNMTPFVERKRPALSEAYGALAVITEPEAKLQSTPPLVTKSQSNSVFSTPKSAPLKMPSTADLYRTLHLIPESRGHGKCPSGEMLTKSRLRNCPTDCSVISLVRDENSPV, encoded by the exons ATGAGCAGGACGCTGGAGAATCCCATCCCCGTCCCAGCTGAAGGTTTCGTGGGAGATTGGTGGACTCCTGCCATGATGCCAGATCCATCTCTCG ACACCAAAGAGCTTTCCAGTATTTCTGGGATCAGCGTGTCTCCCTCTCACCATCCGCTGCATTCCTCCATGGCTCTGCCCAAAACCTCCTACAGCGTGATAAGTGCGTTCTGCTCCGAGGAGAACATACCGCAGTGCATCTCATATATCAATCAG GAGGTGTGTTCGCTGGGCTTGACCGGAGTCAGTTTAGAGACTAAAGCAGGCGTTCTGAGCACCGTGCCGGTGTTGAACCTGCTGTATGAAGTACTTCAGCTGCAGAAGAGAGCTCAGCGAGCCCTACACGATCTGGAGACGCAGCAGCTGAAGAGCAGCAGTGACCTCGAGCATCTGCAGCACAGCAGCTGTAGACTCAAA GATCAGCTGGAGCACACCAGGAGAGAGAACTCGGGTCTGCACGAGGGAGAGCGACAGCTACAGCTGAGGATCAAAACCTTACAGAACTGCCTCAAGTCTGAGAAAGAGGAA GTACAGAAGCTGCAGAGCATCGTCTCCAGTCGTGCCACGCAGTACAACCACGACACCAagcgcagagagagagagtgcaccaAACTGAAGGAGCGTCTCAACCAGCTGCTCGTGGACAAGAGAGACAAGAAACTCT CCATTGAAATGTCAAACTATGTGGGAAGGTCAGATGGCAAGAGAGGTCTTTGGAAGACGAGCAAGATGGAGGCCAG acatgagggtgagatgtACAGGGCTCTGCTGGGGGATTATGAGATGCGGCACAGATCTCTGATGACGGAGAACTCGGAGCTTAAGAAAGTGTTGCAGCTCATGAAGAAGGACATGATCGCTATTCTGAGCCCGAAGAAAGTCCTGGTCCAACCCGAGCCGGCAGATGATAGCCTCGAGCAG GCTGTGTCTGAGGACGAGGAGGAGTCTGGTGACCGCAGCAGAGAGAGTGTGGAGCAGTCGTGTGAACAGGCTCGTCAGCAGCTCACCGACAGCATCCGCCTGCAGTGGAGGAAGCTCAAGAGCCACATGCAGAGACTCGACAGCCAAG CGTCGCTGGTGGCGTGTCAGGAGCACGAGCGAGACGAGATGATGTCCAGGAAGGAGCAGGAGGACGAGATGCAGCGGATGAGACTGGAGTTACAGCAGTGTAAAGAGTTCATCCACATGCAGCAGCAGCTTCTGCAG CAGCTGAGCTCTCCGTGTGACGAGGAGACTGCGGCTCTGCTGAACGACTGCTACACGCTGGAGGAGAAAGAGCGGCTCAAAGAGGAGTGGAGGCTCTTCAGTGAACAGAAGAGGAACTTTGAGCGAGAGAGGAAGAACTTCACTGAAGCTGCTATTCGTCTGGGACACGAG AGAAGATCGTTTGAAGAAGATCGAGCTGCATGGCTGAAGACACAGTTTTTGAACATGACTCCGTTTGTAGAGCGTAAAAGACCTGCATTGTCTGAAGCGTACGGTGCATTAGCAGTCA TTACAGAGCCCGAGGCCAAACTGCAGTCCACTCCTCCGCTCGTGACCAAGTCCCAATCCAACTCGGTGTTCTCCACACCTAAATCTGCCCCGCTGAAGATGCCCTCCACTGCTGACCTCTACCGCACACTACACCTCATCCCAGAGAGCAG AGGCCACGGGAAATGTCCGAGTGGTGAGATGTTGACAAAGTCACGGTTGCGTAACTGTCCTACAGACTGCAGTGTCATCTCATTGGTCAGAGACGAGAACAGCCCGGTCTGA
- the LOC128024522 gene encoding afadin- and alpha-actinin-binding protein isoform X1 encodes MSRTLENPIPVPAEGFVGDWWTPAMMPDPSLDTKELSSISGISVSPSHHPLHSSMALPKTSYSVISAFCSEENIPQCISYINQEVCSLGLTGVSLETKAGVLSTVPVLNLLYEVLQLQKRAQRALHDLETQQLKSSSDLEHLQHSSCRLKDQLEHTRRENSGLHEGERQLQLRIKTLQNCLKSEKEEVQKLQSIVSSRATQYNHDTKRRERECTKLKERLNQLLVDKRDKKLSIEMSNYVGRSDGKRGLWKTSKMEARHEGEMYRALLGDYEMRHRSLMTENSELKKVLQLMKKDMIAILSPKKVLVQPEPADDSLEQAVSEDEEESGDRSRESVEQSCEQARQQLTDSIRLQWRKLKSHMQRLDSQASLVACQEHERDEMMSRKEQEDEMQRMRLELQQCKEFIHMQQQLLQQQLSSPCDEETAALLNDCYTLEEKERLKEEWRLFSEQKRNFERERKNFTEAAIRLGHERRSFEEDRAAWLKTQFLNMTPFVERKRPALSEAYGALAVITEPEAKLQSTPPLVTKSQSNSVFSTPKSAPLKMPSTADLYRTLHLIPESRGHGKCPSGEMLTKSRLRNCPTDCSVISLVRDENSPV; translated from the exons ATGAGCAGGACGCTGGAGAATCCCATCCCCGTCCCAGCTGAAGGTTTCGTGGGAGATTGGTGGACTCCTGCCATGATGCCAGATCCATCTCTCG ACACCAAAGAGCTTTCCAGTATTTCTGGGATCAGCGTGTCTCCCTCTCACCATCCGCTGCATTCCTCCATGGCTCTGCCCAAAACCTCCTACAGCGTGATAAGTGCGTTCTGCTCCGAGGAGAACATACCGCAGTGCATCTCATATATCAATCAG GAGGTGTGTTCGCTGGGCTTGACCGGAGTCAGTTTAGAGACTAAAGCAGGCGTTCTGAGCACCGTGCCGGTGTTGAACCTGCTGTATGAAGTACTTCAGCTGCAGAAGAGAGCTCAGCGAGCCCTACACGATCTGGAGACGCAGCAGCTGAAGAGCAGCAGTGACCTCGAGCATCTGCAGCACAGCAGCTGTAGACTCAAA GATCAGCTGGAGCACACCAGGAGAGAGAACTCGGGTCTGCACGAGGGAGAGCGACAGCTACAGCTGAGGATCAAAACCTTACAGAACTGCCTCAAGTCTGAGAAAGAGGAA GTACAGAAGCTGCAGAGCATCGTCTCCAGTCGTGCCACGCAGTACAACCACGACACCAagcgcagagagagagagtgcaccaAACTGAAGGAGCGTCTCAACCAGCTGCTCGTGGACAAGAGAGACAAGAAACTCT CCATTGAAATGTCAAACTATGTGGGAAGGTCAGATGGCAAGAGAGGTCTTTGGAAGACGAGCAAGATGGAGGCCAG acatgagggtgagatgtACAGGGCTCTGCTGGGGGATTATGAGATGCGGCACAGATCTCTGATGACGGAGAACTCGGAGCTTAAGAAAGTGTTGCAGCTCATGAAGAAGGACATGATCGCTATTCTGAGCCCGAAGAAAGTCCTGGTCCAACCCGAGCCGGCAGATGATAGCCTCGAGCAG GCTGTGTCTGAGGACGAGGAGGAGTCTGGTGACCGCAGCAGAGAGAGTGTGGAGCAGTCGTGTGAACAGGCTCGTCAGCAGCTCACCGACAGCATCCGCCTGCAGTGGAGGAAGCTCAAGAGCCACATGCAGAGACTCGACAGCCAAG CGTCGCTGGTGGCGTGTCAGGAGCACGAGCGAGACGAGATGATGTCCAGGAAGGAGCAGGAGGACGAGATGCAGCGGATGAGACTGGAGTTACAGCAGTGTAAAGAGTTCATCCACATGCAGCAGCAGCTTCTGCAG CAGCAGCTGAGCTCTCCGTGTGACGAGGAGACTGCGGCTCTGCTGAACGACTGCTACACGCTGGAGGAGAAAGAGCGGCTCAAAGAGGAGTGGAGGCTCTTCAGTGAACAGAAGAGGAACTTTGAGCGAGAGAGGAAGAACTTCACTGAAGCTGCTATTCGTCTGGGACACGAG AGAAGATCGTTTGAAGAAGATCGAGCTGCATGGCTGAAGACACAGTTTTTGAACATGACTCCGTTTGTAGAGCGTAAAAGACCTGCATTGTCTGAAGCGTACGGTGCATTAGCAGTCA TTACAGAGCCCGAGGCCAAACTGCAGTCCACTCCTCCGCTCGTGACCAAGTCCCAATCCAACTCGGTGTTCTCCACACCTAAATCTGCCCCGCTGAAGATGCCCTCCACTGCTGACCTCTACCGCACACTACACCTCATCCCAGAGAGCAG AGGCCACGGGAAATGTCCGAGTGGTGAGATGTTGACAAAGTCACGGTTGCGTAACTGTCCTACAGACTGCAGTGTCATCTCATTGGTCAGAGACGAGAACAGCCCGGTCTGA
- the LOC128024548 gene encoding tubulin beta chain-like: MREIVHIQAGQCGNQIGAKFWEVISDEHGIDPTGSYQGDSKLQLERINVYYNEASGNKYVPRAILVDLEPGTMDSVRSGPFGQIFRPDNFVFGQSGAGNNWAKGHYTEGAELVDSVMDVVRKESENCDCLQGFQLTHSLGGGTGSGMGTLLISKIREEYPDRIMNTFSVMPSPKVSDTVVEPYNATLSVHQLVENTDETFCIDNEALYDICFRTLKLTTPTYGDLNHLVSATMSGVTTCLRFPGQLNADLRKLAVNMVPFPRLHFFMPGFAPLTSRGSQQYRALSVPELTQQMFDAKNMMAACDPRHGRYLTVAAIFRGRMSMREVDEQMLNIQNKNSSYFVEWIPNNVKTAVCDIPPRGLKMSATFIGNSTAIQELFRRISEQFTAMFRRKAFLHWYTGEGMDEMEFTEAESNMNDLVSEYQQYQDATADEIGEYEEDDIEDEEAARH; the protein is encoded by the exons ATGAGGGAGATTGTTCACATCCAGGCCGGACAGTGCGGGAACCAGATTGGTGCCAAG TTTTGGGAGGTGATCAGTGATGAACACGGGATCGACCCCACTGGCAGTTATCAAGGTGACAGCAAACTGCAGCTGGAGAGGATAAATGTATATTACAATGAGGCATCTG GAAACAAATATGTCCCCCGTGCCATCCTGGTGGACCTTGAGCCCGGCACCATGGACTCGGTCCGCTCTGGCCCATTTGGACAAATCTTCAGGCCAGATAATTTTGTGTTTG GTCAAAGCGGAGCTGGGAACAATTGGGCCAAGGGCCACTACACAGAAGGAGCAGAGCTAGTGGACTCCGTTATGGATGTGGTACGCAAGGAGTCCGAAAACTGTGACTGCCTGCAGGGCTTCCAGCTCACGCACTCCCTGGGCGGAGGAACCGGGTCTGGGATGGGCACTCTCCTCATCAGCAAGATCCGTGAGGAGTACCCCGACCGCATCATGAACACTTTCAGCGTCATGCCTTCACCCAAAGTGTCGGACACAGTGGTGGAGCCCTACAATGCTACGCTCTCTGTGCACCAACTGGTGGAGAACACCGACGAGACCTTCTGCATCGACAACGAAGCACTCTACGACATTTGCTTCCGCACACTTAAACTCACTACACCTACTTACGGCGACCTGAACCACCTTGTGTCAGCAACCATGAGCGGAGTCACCACCTGCCTGCGCTTCCCAGGTCAACTTAATGCTGACCTCCGCAAGCTAGCAGTCAACATGGTGCCCTTCCCTCGCCTCCACTTCTTCATGCCGGGATTTGCGCCTCTGACAAGTCGTGGTAGCCAGCAGTACCGCGCTCTTTCAGTGCCAGAGCTAACACAGCAGATGTTTGACGCCAAGAACATGATGGCAGCCTGCGACCCGCGTCACGGCCGCTACCTCACCGTGGCAGCCATCTTCCGTGGCCGTATGTCCATGAGGGAGGTGGACGAGCAGATGCTGAATATCCAGAACAAGAACAGCAGCTATTTTGTGGAATGGATCCCAAACAACGTCAAGACGGCAGTCTGCGACATCCCGCCACGTGGCCTCAAAATGTCCGCCACGTTCATCGGCAACAGCACAGCCATTCAAGAGCTGTTCCGCAGGATTTCAGAGCAGTTCACCGCCATGTTCAGACGCAAGGCTTTCCTGCACTGGTACACCGGCGAGGGAATGGATGAGATGGAGTTCACAGAGGCGGAAAGCAATATGAATGACCTGGTCTCCGAGTACCAGCAGTACCAAGACGCCACCGCTGACGAAATAGGCGAGTATGAGGAAGACGACATCGAAGATGAGGAGGCCGCTCGCCACTGA